The sequence CTACGTCTGCCTGTTCGGCCTCGTCATCGAGGGGTCGCTGACCGTGCCGGTGATGGCGATCTGGTACGGGTGGCCGACGCTGTCGCTGACCGAGATCTGCAGCGAGCTCCTGAAGGTGCGCTTCTCCGACGAGAGCCTCGAATGCCAACAGCCCTACCCGATCGGGGGGCCACCTTTCGGTGGGGCACCTGAAGCGGCCGGCCAACAGACGGCACGCGACGAGTGGGGCATTCAGCCCAAGCCGAGGTACGAGAGTGTCGGGTTTCGCGAGCTGATCACCATCCGCGAAGCGCGGATGGCACAGCAGCCGGGTGGGTGACATGGCCCCGTCGACGGTGGTCCTGGGCCCGGACGACGGACTGTCCGGCACGCTGGCGAGCGAGCTCGACGCGATCACCGTCGCCCGCGAGGGCGAGCTGCCGCCCGGGATCACGGGCGCGGTCATCGTCGCCGACCCTTGCCCGCAGCCCGTCGAAACGGTGATGGTCGACGGGAACGACTGGCGTCGCCTCGTCGACGACTCAATGTGGCGCATGCTCACCGCGCTGCAACGCGTGCGGTCGGCCCTGGCCACCGACGGAGGCCGCATCGTCGTCGTGGTCCCGACCATCGGAATGGCGGGTGCCGCCGGGCTCCTCGCGTACACCACCGCGATCGAGGGGATCCGCGCGATGGTGAAATCAGCTGCCCGGCAATGGTCTTCCTCAGGAATTGGGGTCAATCTCGTGGCCACGCCGCTGTCACTGTTCGGCGACGGGACCGCCGCCGGTCATCTCACCGTCGCAGCCGTCACCGACGATTCGACCTTGATGCGCACGGTCGCCGAGTCGGTGAAGTTCCTGCTGCGGCCGGGCCTCGACCACCTCGCCGGCGAGACCGTCGTCGCCGATGGAGGTTCGGTGATGCTGCCGTGAGCCTGGAGGGGTTGACGGCGCTGGTCACCGGTGCCGGTGCCGGGGTGGGACGCGGCATCGCGCTGGCTCTCGCCGCCGAGGGAGCCCACGTCGTCGTCGCCACCAGATCCGACAACGGACGGGACGTGGTGGACGAGATCGGCGCACGCGGTCGTCGTGCCACCTGGGCACGTTGCGACGTGACCGACCCCGAAGCGGTGGACGGGGCCGTCGACCTCGCCGTGACCACCACCGGGCGGCTCGACGCCGTCGTGCACAACGCAACAAGCAATCTGTCCAGCCAACCGCACCAGCTGGCCGACGTCGACCACGCACTGTGGACCGACCACTTCTCGGTGTCGCTGAGCGGAGCCCACCACTGCGCCTTATCGGCGTTCCCCGCGCTCAAGGAGCGCGGGGGGACGTTCGTCGTGATGACCTCGCCTGCGGGTATCGAAGGCAGCGCGACCCTGCCGCTCTACGCCACGATGAAGGGGGCGCTGCGCGGCTTCGGCAAAAGCCTGGCGCGGGAATGGGCGCCGCACGGCATCACGGTCAACATCGTGTCGCCCCTGGCATATTCACCCGCCATGACCGCCGCGATCAAGGCGGAGCCCGCCATGGAAGAGCGCCTCGCACGCCGAATCCCGCTGGGCCGCATCGGGGACCCGGAACACGACATCGGCGCCGCTGTCGCCTTCCTCGTCGGCCCACAGGCGCGCTACGTCACCGGACAGACCCTGGGCATCGACGGCGGCCACTACATGAATCCGTAGGGGGCAGCGCCATGGAGACGGGCCTTGTCCTGCCACACACAGGACCCTCGGCATCCCCGTCGTTTCTTCAGGATTTCGCGCAGGCTGCGGAAGGCCACAAGTTCCGCCGGCTGTGGGCCGTCGACCACCTCGTGCTGCCTGAGCACGTCACCTCGCTGTACATGCTGGGCCGAGAACCCACCCCGGTCGCCGATGGTTGGCTCGCCGAGAACCTCGCACCGAACTACGAGATGATGACGACGCTGGCGTGGGTTGCGGGCCGGACGACGACCATCGGGCTGGGCACGTCGGTTGCGGTGCTTCCGTTGCGCAACCCTGTCGCCAACGCCAGGCAACTGGCGACGCTGGATGCCTTGTCGGGCGGGCGGTTGACCTACGGGGCCGGTATCGGCTGGCTGCGCGAGGAGGCCACGGCGATGGGTATGCCGTGGGACCGTCGCGGCGCTCGCGCCGAGGAGCACATCGCGTTGTTGCGCAAGCTGTGGTGCGCACATGAGCCCTACGTCGAATTCCACGGAGAATTCTACGATTTTGCTCCCATGGACCCGCGTCCGCAGCCCGTCCAACGTCCCATACCGATCCTGGTCGGCGGACACTCCGCCAAGGCGATCGACCGTGCGGCGCGCATCGGGGACGGGTGGATCGCCGCGCCGACGTCGGTCACCCGGCTGACCGACCTCGTCACGGCGCTGCGACGGGCAGCGGAGACACACGGCCGATCGCCCGACACTCTGTACACGGTCGCGTCTACCGCGTATGACGACGCCCGTTCATTCGCCGAGACCTGCGGCGCCGTCCGTCGACTCGGCATCGATCATCTGCAAATCGTGATACCGGGCGACGAACCGCGCCGCATCATCGACTGCCTGCCGCACGTCGCGGCGGTTGCCGGCCAGTGAAGCAAGCACCCGATCCGGGTACGCTCGATACCGACCGAGAATGTATCCTCTCGTTTTAGGATAATGACGCTACCGCGTCGTAGCGCAGCCGTTGCCGGACACATCTGTGCCGGAGACAGCGACTGAGAGGAACCGACGATGACCGAGGCCAAGACGTTCGAGGTGTGGGACGCCGACAACCACATGTACGAGACCATCGACGCCTACACGCGCTATCTGCCGGAGAAGTACTCGGAGGCGTTGAAGTTCGTCGACATCAACGGCCGCAAGAAGCTTCAGATCCTCGGCACCGTCACCGAGTGCATCCCGAATCCGACCTATGAGGTGATCCCGACGCCGGGTGCCTGGTCCGACTACTTTCGAGGCATCAACCCGGACGGCAAGTCGCTGCGTGAGCTTGCCAACCCGATCAGGTGCCCCGACGAGTTCCGCCGGCCGGACCTGCGGCTTGCACTGCTGGACCGCCAGGGCGTCGACGGCGCGGTGATGTTCCCGACCACGGCGGGGATGCTCGAAGAACGCACGAAGTCGGATACCGAACTGACCCACGCGGTGACGCATGCCTTCAACCGCTGGCTGCTCGAGGACTGGACGTTCAACTACGAGAACCGAATCTTCCCCGTCCCGGCGATCTCGCTCAACGATCCCGCACTCGGTGTCCAAGAGCTTGAGTGGTGTCTGGAAAACGGCGCCCGGACGGTGCTGATCCGGCCGGCAGCCGTGCCTCGTGAGGACGGCACGTCACGCTCACCAGCGCTGCCGGAGTTCGACGACTTCTGGCGTTTGGTGGAGTCGTCGGGAATCTCGGTGCAGATGCACAATTCGGACTCCGGGTACGAGCGCTACGTCGACGACTGGGAGGACGCCGCGGAGTTCAACGGGTTCGCGTTGAGCAAGTTGCGCGGGTTCATCTACGAGGAGAGCAGGAACATCTTCGATACCCTTGCGGCGTTCATCGCGCACGGGGTGTTCGAACGCTTTCCCGGCGTGCGCATCGGCGTTGTCGAGAACGGCGGCTCGTGGGCGTACCGCCTGCTGGACGTGTTCGACCGGGTGTATCGCAAGAGGCCCAAGGATTTCGACGAGCATCCGGCTGACGTCTTTCGCAGGCACGTCTGGATCAATCCGTTTCACGAGGAGGACATGTCGCAGCTCGTCGAGCTTCTCGGCGCCGATCGCGTGATGTTCGGCTCCGATTACCCCCATCCCGAAGGCCTCGCGGAGCCCGCGGACTTCGTCAAGGAACTCGAAGATCTGCCGGCCGAGACCACGGCCCGCGTGATGGGTCGCAACCTCAAGGAGCTGATCGGCGTCTAGCCGAGCCCGCCGAACCGGTCACGCAGTTGGTTCTTGAGTACCTTTCCGGTGAGGTTGCGCGGCAGCGCTTCGACCAGCTCGAGCCGCTCGGGTGACTTGTGCTTGCTCAGCCCCTGAGCCTGGCAGTGCTCGGCGAGATCGGACAGCGTGATGTCGGAGGTCGCCACGACGACCGCGCACACCCGTTCGCCGGTACGGGCATCCGGTACACCGATGACCGCGACGTCGGCAACCGCCGGATGACTGGCCAAAACACCCTCGATCTCCAGCGCGGAGATGTTCTCGGCGTTGCGGATGATGGCATCCTTGATGCGCCCGGTGATCGCGACGTTGCCGTCGGCGTCGATACGGCCCCGGTCACCGCTGCGAAACCAGCCGTCGGCGTCGAACGCATCGGCGTCCAGCGACGCATCGACGTAGCCGAGGAAACACTGGGGTCCCTTGAGGCGCAGCTCGCCTTCCTCCCCTACCCTCACTTCGCGCTCGTTGTCGTCGACCACCCGGATGGCTACGCCGGGAACGGGTTGCCCGACGGTGTGATCCAGAACCTCCGGTTTACCGTCCGGCGGCGGCGAGGTCACCACCGGGAACTCGGTCAGCCCCCACGAGTTCGCGATCCCGGCCACCGAAAGCGTCTCGCGCACTTGTCGTCCCAGCTCGGGCGTGATCGGCGCGCCGCCTCCGACACACCCGCGCAGATCGGGAAACAGTGGTTCGGCGCCGTGCTCGCGCTGCGCAGCCATGTAGGCGACGAAGAAGGGCGTTGCCGAACCGAGCATCGTCGGGCGGTGCGCGGCGACCGCCTTCGGGGTGTGGACCGGATCGAAGGCGTCGAACAGCACCAGGCGCATACCGGTCAGCAGGCTGGCGGCCAGCATCGCGGCGCCGCCGATGTGCGAGACCGGAAACGCGATCGGGTTGATGTCGCTGCTCGACGCGCCGAACATGCCGACCACCCCTGCCGATCCGGCGATCACCGAGCGATCACAGTG comes from Mycolicibacterium pulveris and encodes:
- a CDS encoding TIGR03619 family F420-dependent LLM class oxidoreductase is translated as METGLVLPHTGPSASPSFLQDFAQAAEGHKFRRLWAVDHLVLPEHVTSLYMLGREPTPVADGWLAENLAPNYEMMTTLAWVAGRTTTIGLGTSVAVLPLRNPVANARQLATLDALSGGRLTYGAGIGWLREEATAMGMPWDRRGARAEEHIALLRKLWCAHEPYVEFHGEFYDFAPMDPRPQPVQRPIPILVGGHSAKAIDRAARIGDGWIAAPTSVTRLTDLVTALRRAAETHGRSPDTLYTVASTAYDDARSFAETCGAVRRLGIDHLQIVIPGDEPRRIIDCLPHVAAVAGQ
- a CDS encoding class I adenylate-forming enzyme family protein; amino-acid sequence: MAQTYWGLVEAGARRHPDRVVLVDDYGRSLTNSQLRDAAERTAAALSERGVTAGTVVTWQLPTTLETMVVMVALTRLGAVQNPVLPIWRQSEIRFVTEQLGTEVFVVPGVWRGFDHVALAEELTRERPMTIVVVDHDTPIAGDLRLPSADPALLPPPPASGEEARWVYYSSGTTAAPKGIRHCDRSVIAGSAGVVGMFGASSSDINPIAFPVSHIGGAAMLAASLLTGMRLVLFDAFDPVHTPKAVAAHRPTMLGSATPFFVAYMAAQREHGAEPLFPDLRGCVGGGAPITPELGRQVRETLSVAGIANSWGLTEFPVVTSPPPDGKPEVLDHTVGQPVPGVAIRVVDDNEREVRVGEEGELRLKGPQCFLGYVDASLDADAFDADGWFRSGDRGRIDADGNVAITGRIKDAIIRNAENISALEIEGVLASHPAVADVAVIGVPDARTGERVCAVVVATSDITLSDLAEHCQAQGLSKHKSPERLELVEALPRNLTGKVLKNQLRDRFGGLG
- a CDS encoding SDR family oxidoreductase, which produces MAPSTVVLGPDDGLSGTLASELDAITVAREGELPPGITGAVIVADPCPQPVETVMVDGNDWRRLVDDSMWRMLTALQRVRSALATDGGRIVVVVPTIGMAGAAGLLAYTTAIEGIRAMVKSAARQWSSSGIGVNLVATPLSLFGDGTAAGHLTVAAVTDDSTLMRTVAESVKFLLRPGLDHLAGETVVADGGSVMLP
- a CDS encoding SDR family NAD(P)-dependent oxidoreductase, translating into MSLEGLTALVTGAGAGVGRGIALALAAEGAHVVVATRSDNGRDVVDEIGARGRRATWARCDVTDPEAVDGAVDLAVTTTGRLDAVVHNATSNLSSQPHQLADVDHALWTDHFSVSLSGAHHCALSAFPALKERGGTFVVMTSPAGIEGSATLPLYATMKGALRGFGKSLAREWAPHGITVNIVSPLAYSPAMTAAIKAEPAMEERLARRIPLGRIGDPEHDIGAAVAFLVGPQARYVTGQTLGIDGGHYMNP
- a CDS encoding amidohydrolase family protein; this encodes MTEAKTFEVWDADNHMYETIDAYTRYLPEKYSEALKFVDINGRKKLQILGTVTECIPNPTYEVIPTPGAWSDYFRGINPDGKSLRELANPIRCPDEFRRPDLRLALLDRQGVDGAVMFPTTAGMLEERTKSDTELTHAVTHAFNRWLLEDWTFNYENRIFPVPAISLNDPALGVQELEWCLENGARTVLIRPAAVPREDGTSRSPALPEFDDFWRLVESSGISVQMHNSDSGYERYVDDWEDAAEFNGFALSKLRGFIYEESRNIFDTLAAFIAHGVFERFPGVRIGVVENGGSWAYRLLDVFDRVYRKRPKDFDEHPADVFRRHVWINPFHEEDMSQLVELLGADRVMFGSDYPHPEGLAEPADFVKELEDLPAETTARVMGRNLKELIGV